The Panacibacter microcysteis genome includes a window with the following:
- a CDS encoding LytR/AlgR family response regulator transcription factor, producing MIPPTLTNGFAQRKLTATGMANSSFTGEQGLQVFILSKHSDTVSVLLCGLRDIKFVNVCRVHDDLTGMMSMHTYNNAVLFVDATIMSEETVRQVKTAVPSILIVVLKQKDMVPGIFYKDVFSYLNSPVVFGDLFSVMSNALQYCSQRGKAMMRNRDFVLIKSEYRLLKIRLADILFVEGMKDYVKIWLKDKNAPVTTLQNLKEFEAKLPADNFIRVHKSYIVALQHIDCIARNEIVIGNHSIPVGDAFRNGLNGFILSHS from the coding sequence ATGATACCTCCAACACTAACAAATGGTTTTGCGCAAAGAAAGCTTACAGCTACAGGCATGGCAAACAGCAGCTTTACAGGTGAACAGGGTTTGCAGGTTTTTATTCTTTCAAAACATAGTGATACAGTATCTGTGCTGCTGTGCGGTTTGCGCGATATAAAATTTGTAAATGTTTGCAGGGTACATGATGATTTGACCGGTATGATGAGCATGCATACCTATAATAATGCGGTATTGTTTGTTGATGCAACGATTATGAGTGAAGAGACGGTCAGGCAGGTAAAAACTGCAGTGCCATCAATACTGATTGTTGTACTGAAGCAAAAGGATATGGTGCCGGGCATTTTTTACAAAGACGTTTTCAGCTACCTCAATAGCCCGGTTGTTTTTGGTGACCTGTTTTCGGTAATGAGCAATGCATTACAGTACTGTAGCCAGCGGGGAAAAGCGATGATGCGCAACAGGGACTTTGTACTCATCAAATCTGAGTACCGCCTTTTAAAAATAAGGCTGGCAGATATTTTATTTGTGGAAGGCATGAAAGATTATGTAAAGATCTGGCTGAAGGATAAAAATGCGCCTGTAACAACACTGCAAAACCTGAAAGAGTTTGAAGCCAAACTTCCGGCAGACAACTTTATACGGGTACATAAATCTTACATTGTTGCGTTGCAACATATCGATTGTATTGCACGCAACGAAATTGTAATAGGCAACCATTCAATACCCGTAGGTGACGCTTTCCGGAATGGCCTGAACGGGTTCATTTTATCACATTCGTAG